Genomic window (Musa acuminata AAA Group cultivar baxijiao chromosome BXJ1-9, Cavendish_Baxijiao_AAA, whole genome shotgun sequence):
tAGGTTTATTATAGGTATCTATTTAACTTTGGGTTCTTCATGGTTAGATCTACGTATCTTAACTTTTGGCATAAAGTCATTTAtgtttcctttaggaacccaaattaatttatatgagttatattttctaaataaatatttatgagcATAATGTCTATATCTAccagaaaaattatatttaattttaggggAAACATacggtcctttaacaaatatattTAACTTTTGTGGagtgttttccttcttttctatatATATGACCTTTGTTAGCAAAGataatgtttaataatttatttctaattttaaaattttttaatatttgttataatgataaatttttctttttgactaagTCTAACTCTTTATATTTATTACAAGAAGTTAATATGTATAGTATTTGAGAACTTATCAAATTGCTCAATAACTATAAAAGAGTCTGTTACATAAACATAACTCAAAGGAtggtatcgaacgatataaagttaGACTTATGGTCAGATATTTTACTCAtaaaaaagtattaaatatttatCTAATATACTCGTTAAGAATCGTTATGATATTAGTGGcttattatgattttgagttacaaTAGATGAATTAAAAATAacttttctaaatagaaatctatataagaaaatttatatggattaATATAGATGATtcaaaaaaatagaaaagaaatataaattttagTATATAAATTTAGAAAACTTATTTATGAACTTAAATAAGTAGGCAGATAATGGtacataaagtttcataatatcattatttctttcaaatttaagaaaaataccattaactaatatttatatatgaagaTCAATAGGAgctagtttattatattgatcttatatataGATAAAATTTTACTTATCAATTGTCATCTTGGCTTATTATACgaaactaaaatatttcttaCTAAGAATTTTAAGATTGAGTTGAATGAGGTAGCTTATGTTATTGACATTGAAATGTTCAAGAATATATCTCAAGGATCACTGGGACtatctcaaaaatgatatattgacCAAGTATTTAATTTACAATTTTATTCagcaaatgataaaaaaaaaaaaatcaaagtaagTGTTtttaaaatgacttaaaaaagaatcaagtgaaagaaaattattatttatgtatatacagtTAAAAGTTTATTATATGCTCAAGTTTATATCAGACTagatatcaattttatagttaGAATACTTGTGTAAGTAGATATTAGAGTTACCTATAAATAAAACATTGAAAGgctacaaataaaataataagatatttagAAGGGACAAAGAattatatacttacatatatcaaattagatcaaataatgatattttcatatgatgattctataAATTAACTCGTAGAAAGTCCACTttacattttatatttattagttgGAGAAGCAATTTACAaggaaaaatataaagtaatttattattatattattaataatggaAGCTAATTTTATAGCATGCTTTGAGATCATTAATCAAGctttatgattgtaaaattttatctttaaGACTTAGTATGGTCAAACTCAATTACCAagtcgctgaagatattttgttatatattacaatagttttcttctctaaaaataGTAAGTATTATAGTAATTCTAtatattatggtataaagtatttGATAGTAAGAGaaaaagtttaaaaataattaatatcaatctaAGGTATTTAAAAGAACATATTCTGAGTTTTTGAGCAATCTATGAAAGATATAGTAATGCATATTAAGTGGACATTATAATTGGCGTTCTTATTTACGtcgttaaaattatttatttttactattctGTTTACATTTATATGTGTATATAGAAGGAAGTATCACATTCATGATATACAATCGTTATGACTCGCATTAATAGTcaaacttaatgtagtattattatatttactagACTTATTGACTTATTTTATAAAATGTGTACACacttgtaaaatattttttagagtttcataatttaattaaataaatatgtttttaaataacttttgattttatttattttgattttaaatttattttatatcttatcaattaatgggtaaagttggagaatgttagattatgtgactctATCTAATTAagcaagatatattatagatatgattaaattttgattacaattatcgatcaataaaaagaaagtctaattatgataaaatttcttAGGAGATATCTTGATGGGAGGGACTCTTCTAATTACTTATTCTATACCCTCTACTCTTATCTACAAATAGACAGGATCTCCTAGAGACTCAATACGAGAAATAGCATGACATTGCATGACGTTCTTGAGAGAGTATATATCTCCTCTTAGAGCGATTTTATGAACGATGGGAAGAGAAAAGAAATTGAATCAAATTCTCCTTACAAATTGACATTGCTATAGCCTTCGAATCCGATGACGGTGcatttgtagatcagataaagaCTTTCTAAATAACATCAAAAGATACACAAGTATAATCTTtgattaataattatttaattttaattttgatattaattttttatataataatataattataatttttatgctaacaattatgGCTTTATGAATGAGTTCAATTGGAGTGGAGTTATTGAATTGTCAATCTAAAATATGCaaaatctccttttttttttttttataagaggtATCTATCCTAAGCTAATTTATTCTTATAAGTGAAATaaggtatttttttaatttttggtagCCAAAAAAGGATGGGTAGTTTGAGATATTTGAATTTAGTTTAGTTACCTAAAATTACGTACCTATCATCCGTTATAATACATAAAGTGAATTAATAAGAAAAGATTCTGTGTTATGATATGGTACTGATAAATGTCATTCCTGTTCCTTACGAATAGGATGTCAATGGTAGGACTAATGGTCAACCAGGCTTCACTAGTAGACAATTAAAAAGTACGAAGGATGAACCAAGCAAGTAGTCTTCTTGTTGGATCGGTGGCAAAAGGAATAATGATGTCAAAATGGTTCAATTTGTCaatttgatcatgattttgaCCACTCATCCTAAATGGATTCTTCTAGCAGTAGGCCCGCACATTTTGACTAACAACAGCGTCAGCTCCGGTCTTGAATGCAACAACGACACACGAACTCAGTAAATATCATAATTATTGATAGTAAAATTTTAGAATCATAACCTGTTTTCATCATTTAttatttacaaaaataaaataatttgtgttcttcttgccACTCGAAAAATATAAGATCATAGTAAGACTACATTCACGAATCTGATTTTGGAAAGAGAGAAGGAAAGTTTTTCTAACGTTATCGTGATAATTTTGCTTACATGCTATGGAAATCTTGCATTAGGATCATCCAATAATTATCGAAAGTGATTGATGTTAAATCACCTTGAAGAAATAGACGTCTTGAAAGCTTATCTCATGATATTTATGGATCTTAGTGAAACAGCGAAAAGCATATCTTTATGGTCTTGCAAGCTTACATTTTATATTGGAATGTCTCGATCCAACAATAATATGATTGCCAATCACGGCTTATAATATGAGCTCTAATCACATTATTTTTATGGGGAAATAGATGAATGAATCAAGCTACATGAGCACAGAACATATCTCATAGTATGGCATCTTCCATGGAGAAGAGAAAGTGTCGGCAGGCCTGCCCGGTGATGCATTGCTGATGGCACACAGCATCTGCAGCAGTTTGGTTATTGGCTTATCGTGTTGTCGAAAGGTGCAGGCCTTTTATTAGAGCATGAAAGTTATCCGAATGACATCTGATCATTTTCAAGCTCCAAACACACCCCCGATTAATTATAGAGGGAAAAAAATGTACTTGTTTTAACATCTTAAGATTAAATTGGATAGGCTTTCATGTTCCTCTTATATAAACTCTTAGAAATGGCATTTATGCTGTAAAAACGCTAGATGTTATTCTAAAACAATTGCCCAATTCCTATAGAATTAATTGTTAGTATTAATAAATTAATGAAAGAACAAtagtgagaattttttttttttatcgagaGGAAGCACTTTGTGAACTAAACAGTAGTCATTTAATCATttggacacacacacacatatacatatatatatatatatatatatatataatcattgttATAGATAGTTTACAAGATGCTAGAAAGAATAAAGGAACCTAAGTTACTAAACTCACACTCTAAATTCCTCACTGCTCACTTTAAAACATCATATTAAACATTATATAGGTGGCTATTTGGGCCTCATGACATGCATCTatgatattcataatttttttaaacaaatttaaAATTACTATTGTGACTCAATTTCAAAAGGTTCTCTTCGAGCCCTATACGATTGATAGAGTAGTCATCACCAAatatttcaaaccaaaaactattattttaatagtttatattcattattctaaaaaataaaaactgaTAAAATCGTAAAAAGAAGTATAACatctaaagtgatataaaattttttataatttgtaaGATCTTTTTACCTCTCatattattggtactaaatatctCAATTGATTTAACCACATCTATAggcttttttataatatatttatatgccGGTGTACACAATAAGAGGAGGATGGTGTTAAGACATCAAAGGAAAGAGCATGAAACATTACATTAGTAAAAATAAGGAATTAGGGTTGTTGAAGttttattgatattttattaataaaaaattgaaGTATTATGCTTGCCAATACTTATAATAGTTCGTACAGTCCGAGGAGTAATCGTTAATACTTCTGGTATGAACTCGACGGGGGCAcgggattcttcttcttcttcgcggaACGTCGTTGGCACACATGCAGGCGGCGGTCCCCAAAGGTGGTCCGGGCGGGCGAAGGGGCGTCCCCGCCGCCCCCGCCCCTCGCTCGCCCTTCACGAGCACCTGCGCGCGTCCTCCTCTCATAGCAGCCAAATTTTGTCGGCAGAGGCAACGGCGCACGTCGTCTTCTCTTCACCAACGTTAAGTTGGGCCAACGGCACTCTCCGCTAGCTGCTGTGTCCGCACCCTGCCGCCCTGCATGGGTATCGGCGAAAGCAAACAGTAGCGTTCGCATCATGAGCTCACACGCCTCGCTTCATGCTTTGATTCCTTCTCCCCCAACGGCTACTTTGCACTGGTTTTGTAGTGTAGCAGGTAGGTACGTAGAACCGATACAGTGAGTGAGAGATGCCGTAGTCAATGGCGAATGATCCTACTTGTGATGCCGTAGACCATGAAGCTCTGTTTGGGGTTCTCTGGATACAGTCGATGGAGAACAAGAACAACAACAAGTAGGTCGGAGAAGCATTGAATAGATCTGTTAGACAAATGGCACACTTTCGCATTAATGCTTGGTGATTTAGGAGCGCAGCTGCAAGTCTTGCTGACTTTATGAGCCCCTAGGAAAAGTGAGCAGGGCATCATCTCAAGTACAAGAAATTAGTTGACATTAAAGATGATCGATTGAGCTGCCTTTTGCAGTGGTCATCCTCCGTTCCTTCACCCTTTCCACTAAAGCGTTCATGGCGATGTTCATGGGCAAGTCACATGAGCCCTCGGCCAACAAGGTCAACATGGTGGAAGAGGTGCTCATCATTGTGGGAGGAGCAACAGTGGCACTgctgcagcaacaacaacaaaggcTCACCAAGCTGATACTGCTGCTTCACCAAAATCTACCACTAGCTGTGGTGGTGTGCAATTACTGGAGCTTATCTACTCCTCAAACAGGCACTGGCCCGGGAACAGTAGAAGAGCGAGAACAAAATGGGGTGAAGGGGCAATGTGAGGGGTCAAGGAAGTCAGATAAAAATGATTGGCCACGAGCCAAGATGCACAAAAATGGGAGGACTTCCCCGCAAGCTTACAAGCCATTGCTGTGCTACAGGTACGAAACCTCCCATCTCCCACCACCTCCTCTCCCTTTCCATAGGGAGCCCCAGCCAAGTTAAAAATAGGGATGAGAAGGGGGTGTAGGAACACAGTAGTGCTTCCTCTTAACCATGAAGCCTCGGATCTCATTACCTCTTTTACTCCATTTCTACCCAACCCATTAAGTTGTTTGCCCCAGCTCTGTCCACTGTCACACTCCCCCCAGTATTAGTCTTATCTTGCTGTAGGAGCTGGAGTCTTTCTATTTACTTCATCTGTTTCCATCTTTTTGCCTCGCATAACTCTCAGCCTCCATGGCTCTTTTGTTTGTGCCATTCCTTGTGCTTCTCATGCTGCGTTGGAGCAACGCCCAGCCTTCTCCTGGTTACTACCCGAGCTACAGGTTCAGGCCTCTGCGAGGCTTCTACCGGGGGTTCAACAATCTTTGGGGTCCCGAGCACCAAACGGTCTCGGGAGACCAGTCTTCGGTCACGATTTGGCTCGACAGGAACTCAGGTCAGCTTCCTCTCCTCTTTGATGCTTGAATCTTCTCTGATATCAGCTGCTCATGCATGCTCTGCTAATGCGCCAATGGTGACAGGAAGTGGATTCAAATCTATTCGCCCATTTCGTAATGGGTATTTTGGCACATCAATCAAGCTTCAACCTGGCTACACTGCAGGAGTGATCACAGCTTTTTATGTGAGCAACCTTCAAATCTCTTTCACTCAAAAGTTGGCCTTTTTTGTTCTCCACTTTTGTGTGAGCAACCTTGATTTCTCCCCAGCTTTCGAACAACCAAGCGCATCCTGGATTCCACGATGAGGTGGACATCGAGTTCCTGGGAACTACGCCCGGGAAGCCATACACACTGCAGACAAATGTGTACGTGAGAGGAAGCGGCGACGGCAGGATCATCGGCAGGGAGGTGAAGTTCCACCTCTGGTTTGATCCTACTGCTGGGTTTCACAACTACGCCATCCTGTGGAACCCAAACGAGATCATGTAAGCAAAAGCTTGACTGGACTCCATGGCTTTACTGAATCTTCTGCGCTACCATCCATGAATCATACAAGCCAAAAGCAAATCTTTTAACAAGATTTTAGTGTCGGTATACTACAAAGTAGCTTTGGACAATATTAATGGGCAACGCACATCACTGCACTGTGTTAACAGTGGCAGGGGAGTACATGCCGTCGACATGATATTGGTGGCCACCAAATGAACAGTAGATTTGCAATTTGGGAATAACTTAAAAGGGAGTACTTGTACTGCCTTCCAAGCCAAACAGAGCGCGTACGGGTCCGACTCCATTGGACTTGATGCTCCTCCGCTGTAACATCCATTTTGGGATGTCCAGTTTAAGACACCGTCACTAATTATCACTCATTTAGCTGATGGGATACGTAGATTCTTCCCGTTCGATCGATGTCTCCATCAGTGACGACCTCATGGCTGGCTATCTCTCACCATCTACAGCTTCTTCGTCGACGACATACCGATACGGCGGTACCCGAGGAAGAACGCCGGCGCGACGTTCCCGCTGCGGCCGATGTGGCTGTACGGGTCGATCTGGGACGCGTCGTCGTGGGCCACCGAGGACGGCAAGTACAAGGCGGACTACCGGTACCAGCCGTTCGTGGCGCGGTTCACCCGGTTCGTCGTCCGCGGGTGCACGGCGTTCGCGCCGCTGCTTTGTCAACCGGTGCCCTCCTCGTGGCACGGCGACGGGCTCAGCCGCCGCCAGTACGCGGCCATGCAGTGGGCGCAGCGGTACTACCTTGTCTACAACTACTGCAAGGATCCCAAGCGGGACCATTCGCTGACGCCCGAGTGCTGGAGCTGAAGGAGCCACAGAACCATGAAAGCATTTCTGCAAACACCTTTATTCCTTGTTGCTAGATGCCATAAGAGGCTACGTATTCTACAAGACAGTGATGTAATAGTTTTTCCTGCCGCTACATTCTACTATAGTTATGCTGAAGAcaataaaaagg
Coding sequences:
- the LOC135593499 gene encoding probable xyloglucan endotransglucosylase/hydrolase protein 32, which translates into the protein MALLFVPFLVLLMLRWSNAQPSPGYYPSYRFRPLRGFYRGFNNLWGPEHQTVSGDQSSVTIWLDRNSGSGFKSIRPFRNGYFGTSIKLQPGYTAGVITAFYLSNNQAHPGFHDEVDIEFLGTTPGKPYTLQTNVYVRGSGDGRIIGREVKFHLWFDPTAGFHNYAILWNPNEIIFFVDDIPIRRYPRKNAGATFPLRPMWLYGSIWDASSWATEDGKYKADYRYQPFVARFTRFVVRGCTAFAPLLCQPVPSSWHGDGLSRRQYAAMQWAQRYYLVYNYCKDPKRDHSLTPECWS